ATATTAATGTCAATAAAATCCTATCATTCCATAAGaaaaaatacacacacacacacaccaattTTCATGTACTTTTGTAAAACAATTCTCCaatgaaattatttaaatataatggagatatatagttttaaaatgaaatttaaaaatacacaTTCTCTCACTACTATTGAATTCAGAGGCCTGCGCGAATCCCTTGTAGAGGAAAGCTGAGGCCGCCATAGTTCACCCATAgaagataaattaataatattagtaAAATATATTAGTGGTGGTAATTATAAATTGTGAAAATGAATTAATGGGCTAGTCAATTAATCAGGATAAAGAATCAACTTTAGACATCAATATAGTAGAATTTTGTCTTTGGAAATCTTTATTTTACTTTTCTATTTCTAATCAAAAATCAAAggttaattttaattttggaaAACTGAGTTTTTTAATCATGTATATTTACCTTTTTGTGATGTTGGTCCTCTATGCTAATTTCAATCTTATTTATGAATATTTGGATTTTTGGCAATGTTAGTCATTTACACAGAAAGTGTCAATGTGACACTACACATGTCATCGCCACACCAATGTCGCATTGGTGTCACATCGAAAAAAGATTAAaagtgtaaaaaaaaatcaacagagtaaaaattaaatttgataatatagagAACCTATGAGAACCCGAATTTCCGGCAGctagcattttttttttttgcagtagctagcaatattcagtagcaatggaaaattccagcagaagctaacaattccagcagcagcCAATATTTCAGAAGATGTTATTTTCCAGCAAACAAAATTCCAGTAGATAGAATCCAGCAgacagaatccagcagcagaaaaAGTTCAGTAGCGAGATTTCAGCAGATAAGCTACTGATTCAGATTAgaacttgtaactgaagcaatTAAAATggaataaagattgttaatggCACATCATGACAGATTATGACCATTAATAGAGAGTCCAACAGTCagaatttggcctataaatatcaCCCTCAAGTCTCTGAAATGGGTTACACAAACCTTGAAATTATCACTTGAAATTAGAGCTAAAAGAGTGCATTTTTCGAAGCTGTAGAAACCAGTAGCGGCATCAGCAGATTACAGAATTCAACCGAAATTTCTAGCAAATTACAGTAAGTGgccttatgtataaatatcttgaaatcagtttgataattccGGTTTTAAAGTACAGTTTCTGAatgtttgatttctgatatatgatatatgattttgaagcactgaaactccctagtgaactaatggtaggaatatatattctgaacatttctgaattctgattctgattctggcctcaccccttagaggagagaacatataggggactgatatcagtttagccatgaaattcactaacgtgctcagtgcttactaatTCTGATTTCTGTCTGAATACtgtgatttctgaattctgattcctgttctggaaacaagagttttctgtatattattgtatttctgtttctgtaaaaatggtgtttgaaaactgggagttattcccgcccctacttactgagtgacaatcatatcactcacccaccaaacccatctcagataagaacgaggaagaaaagctagaagaagaagagcagattcaattctggggctggtgaaggAGACCGTTGTTATCAGTTCTAATTTATGTGTAGTCCACTGCATTTGTTAAGACGATGTTATATTTGGTTTTtcatttccgctgtaaaacattattatttgagttgtatcagacaatgaatattcagtattgtgattaaaagactggtttctgaaaattctgtacttctgaggcttgttgttttcgaatgtaaatttgagagcaacgccggtgtcaaccaACCCCCGTTCTGGGGCGTGACAttgaagtggtatcagagcagaaCCAGGTTTCATAATCTGGGGAGGAGGAACTAGAAATAATGAGTTCTGATAGACTTCTGAAAATAAGTTATGATAAACTACTGTAATAGACTACTGAAAATAAGCTACTGTAATAGACTACTGAAAAGATAGACTAACTATGTACAGTTAGGAAAATCAGTAAGGAAAACAAATCAGAATACAGTAGAGCTCTGAGTGTTTCAGCAGCATATCTGAAAtgagtagaaaaaaaaatcagtagacCCAAAACCAGTAGCCGAAACCAGAACCAGTAGATGGAAATCAATAGATCTGTATGCAGAAGACTGGGTCAATAGACCTGGAATGTAGCAGACTGGTTCTAACAGTGCTGAAAAGCAGCAGACTGATTGCAGTAGCATCAGAAATGCAGTAGATAGTAAATTCCAGCAAGCGCATGCAGTAGACCTCGCAAAGTGGCATGGAAGTTGAGGTGTTTTTCGCGCAAACTTCAAACGGCCATAACTTTTGATCCAAGAGgaatttttactattaaaagtatgcgttggaaagctCTCGATGAGGAGAATCTAACCTAGAAACATTTTAATCGTTCTAGCACCGTCGACGAACCCCAAATTCTTTCGTTTAGATGGTGATATCGTCCtttccataaaattttccaatttttcgaAACTTTGAGGAATTTTCATTTCCAAAGGGCTTAGTAATTTTCCACCAAATTTGGTACCATTCATGTTCTTGAGGTGAagaatttttagtaaatttttcacGCCATTCTGAGACCGAAAAATTTTTGAGCTATTTCTTCTGTTAATTGTATAGACAGTACTGAATATGTTCATTCCAGTATTTGTCTATAACTCGACCTATATTCTTGATATCATTTCTGAACCTTGACTCTCATGTTTTGGATGTAGGATATGACTGACCATAATAGCTATATTAAGAGCTTAAAGAGGAAGCTAGAGAAACTAAAGGAACATAACTACTGCTTAGAGCTGGACGAAGATGAATTGCAACGTCGAGCTGATCACTTGAGAGGTGATGTTCAACGTTATGCTCACTATCTGCATGAAGCAGAAGAGAGGAATAGGAAGGCTCGTGAAGAGTTTGAAACCTCTCAAGAGACCGTTGCAGAGTTCATCGAGTTACGTGATAACTTGATTGAAAAGATCCAAGTGCTCAAGGATCAAAATCACCAACTTGTGCACCAGCATAACCAGTATAGGGAGCAGACTAATGCTCAGATTCATGAGTTGCAGAGCACGATTGAAGTACTTAGTGACCAGAATGCAGTTCTGCATGGTCATATTGAACATCTACAAGCAGTAAGAGACAACCAAGATGAACCTGAAGAGGATCCAGAAGAAGAAGTAGAAGAGGCTCCTATTGATTTGGATTTGGGCGAAGTGATAGATTAGACCATCAGTAGTAGTTTTGTAATAACACTTGTTCCCTTTGCATTTCTGTTTTCATTTTCGAAGTTCTATTGTAATTGCACTTTCTTGGGAAATCAATAAAAGTTATTTCTATCCATtggtttcatatttaaattttgagcaATTACTCAATCATTGTGCTTCCTTTGTTTAGTCCATATTCTGCCAAAACCTTAGAACTTTCATATGTGTAGGAAATGGATGGAAGACCAATAAGAAATAATCGCAACCCTCGTTATGGAAATCGCAACAACCGCAACAACAACCGCGATGACGAAGATGCACAACAACAAACACCACCAGCAGTTGGCCTCAGCCAAGTGGATTTGATGGCTATAGCCACGATTGTGGCAACCACGTTACAAGGGTTTGTCAACCCTAATGTTAATCAGccgccaccaccacctccaGCTCAGAATGGGACGAAGCATCACTATGAGGCTCTCCGAAGAGCAAGAGTCCCAAACTTCGATGGAAGCTCCGATCCTGAGGTCGGACAGAATTGGATGAAGGAGGTGGAGAATCATCTTCAGCTCCTTGAGGTTCCACAGGAGATCAGGGTAGATGTGATTACACCTTTTCTTGTGGATAGAGCAGCCAAATGGTGGGAAGGATTCTCACCAGCTATGTTAGGGACGGGACCTATCACCTGACAAAGGTTCTGAGAGGCATTTCTGAGACAGTACTTTCCGACAGCAATTCGAGTGCAGAAGCTGTCAGAATTTGAAAGCTTGGTTCAAGAACCAAACATGACAGTGGTGCAGTATTCATCCAAGTTCCACTCATTGGGAACTTACTCCCCAACCATCATGGGAGACGAGGCCTTAGAGATACATCGCTTCAAGAAGGGATTGAACAGCCGGATTCAATCTGCCCTTGTCGTTATCGAGCCCAAcagttttgatgaattgatggGAGCCGCCATCAGGGCTGAGAATGACATTAAGAGGCGTGAAGGTGAGAACAAACTCAAACGTCCTCAGTCAAGCCAGTACCAACCAGGTCAACAATTCAAGAAGCTTAGGTTTTCAAGTAACCAATTCATCAGTTCTCCAGCTAAAGGAACCACTCCTTCTCAATCAAGCAAAGAGGGAGTCAAGTGCCAAACTTGTGGATTCACTCACATTGGTGAATGCCGTAGGAATTCTGGAGCTTGTTTTCGTTGTGGAAATATGGACCATCGCATTGCTCAATGCCCTCTTCCAGATCCAAGGAATGGTCCAGCAGGTGGAACAACACCAAACAAGCCTAAAAAGAACAAGCCAAATGCTCGAGTCTATGCTGTCACTCAAGAAGAGGCTGACAACTCCAATGATGTCGTAGCTGATaccattttaattaataatataccTGCTTATGTGTTATTTGATTATGGTGTTACGCATTCATTCATGTCTAAGAGATTTGCCAAAAATTTAGGAGCTAAACCTGATAACTTAGAAGAACCATATAGAGTAGCAACTCCTGCAAATCGAATTTTAGAAACTCGCACTCTATATCGGGATATTGGTGTTCTCATAGATAATCAGAGTTTCAAGGCAAACCTGATTCAACTAAACATGGTGTAATTCGATGTaattcttggaatggattggttagccaaTAATCATGCTTTAGTAGACTGTCATGGAAAGACGGTAACCATCCAAGTTCCACacca
This window of the Primulina huaijiensis isolate GDHJ02 chromosome 3, ASM1229523v2, whole genome shotgun sequence genome carries:
- the LOC140972570 gene encoding uncharacterized protein, whose protein sequence is MTVVQYSSKFHSLGTYSPTIMGDEALEIHRFKKGLNSRIQSALVVIEPNSFDELMGAAIRAENDIKRREGENKLKRPQSSQYQPGQQFKKLRFSSNQFISSPAKGTTPSQSSKEGVKCQTCGFTHIGECRRNSGACFRCGNMDHRIAQCPLPDPRNGPAGGTTPNKPKKNKPNARVYAVTQEEADNSNDVVADTILINNIPAYVLFDYGVTHSFMSKRFAKNLGAKPDNLEEPYRVATPANRILETRTLYRDIGVLIDNQSFKANLIQLNMV